The DNA window GTGGTTCTGGACCGAGCGGTCATCGGCGAAGGGGCGCTTGTTGCGGCCGGGGCTGTCGTGACACCGCACGTGCATATTCCCGCCGGCATGCTCGCAGCAGGCATCCCCGCCAAACCGATCCGGCACCTAACCGACGAGGAAAAGGCCATGGTGCTCGAGGGAGCGGACAACTACATGAAGTACGTGGCCCATTACCGAGGCGAAGCACCGCCGGAACGATGGGATACCGGCGAATTTGCCAGGTAGGATAAGCGATTGTAATTATTCGGTTTATAGAAACCCGCAGGAATGTCCGGGGCACAATTCGTTGCCCTCTGTGTCACATTCTGCCTTGTGTTCGTGTCATAGAAGTGAAAGCAGAAGGCCGGAGCGTATTGTGAAAAACCTGATAGACGATATCGTGCCTTCTGAGCAAGAGCGGAAGGCAAGCCAACCGCCAGCGTCTGCGCCCGAACCGGCGCATTCGGGCGAGGGAGATATTGCCGCATCGGGTCTGACGCCCGACCGCGAAACACAGCTCTTTCACAATTTTTTGGCAGGAAGCGACGAAGCGTTTCGAACGCTCTATGATGCATTCGAGCGATCGCTGTATGTGTATTGCTGCCGCATCTTGAAAAACGACACCGAGGCTCGCGATCTCTTCCAGGAGATCTGGATCCGGATGTACAAGATGCGCGGTGAACAGATCGAAGTTCGTCGGTTCTCCGGGTTGCTCTTTACAGTTGCGCGTAATTACTGCTTGAACGCATTGCGTGACAGCAAGAGCCACCTGAACCTTTCGTTCGACGACATGGCCGACGAGTCGGAACTGATGGTCCGTACGAAAGATATCGAGAACGCCGATCTTCGCGAGCTCCTGCAGCGTGCCCTGGCGCAGCTCCCGTTCAATCAGCGCGAGGCGTTTGTCTTGCGCGAATATGTAGGCTACACCTACGACGAAGTCGCCGAGATCATGGGCACCAACGCCGCGAATGCGCGCGCGCGTGCGCATCGCGCCAGAGAACGTTTGCGTACCATCGTCTCAGCCTGGATGGATTTGCGGACGACGGAACACGAGCATTGATGAGTGTAAGGAAACAACGTATGAATGTACACGAACAGATCAGTTCGTTCATCGACAACGAACTATCGCACGAACAGGAACAAGACTTCCTGATCTCGCTTGCATCGAACGATGCAACGCGGAAAACCTTCCGCAGCGAGCTCGTGCTCAAGAATATCATCCATCGCGATGAGGTCCTGACGTCGCCGTCGCGCGATCTGCGCCCGGCTGTGCTTGCCACGATCGGCATCGGTGTTGCCGCCGCTGCAACCGCCGAATCGGCCAATGCTGCGACTGCCGCAACCGTTGCCAAATCGTCTGCACTCAAGGCCCTCTTTGCGACAAAGCTCAACGCGCTTGTGACGACATCGATGATCGTTGCGTCCGCGCTCGGAGGCTATGGTGTCCGTAGCTACGTTGCGTCGAACCATCCGGCCCCGGTCGCCAAGCAGCCGATCGTCAACACTACACATGTCACTCCGGCCACCACGCCTACTACCATCGAACTCCAGGCGCCGGAAGTGAACAATACGCCAGCCGATCTCGGAAGCGCCCCTGCACAAGCCACTGCAACTCGCACGACAGCGAAGAAGACTGTTGTGACGCCGATGCAGGACAAGACGACCGACCAGATCACGACCGTTGGCTCGGCACCAGTGAAAATCGATCTGCCAAAGAAAAAGTAAGTAAGAAGAAGTAGGAATAGTAATTCCCTCTGTGGTACGTCTTCTGTAGCCATTTCGGTAACACGGAATGTTGTTTGCAGAAGACGTATTTTTATATGCGCTGCTTGTTACACTACGCACGGTGCAGAACCCCACACGATACCGTTTTGCTACAACCCTTCTTCTGTCGTGGCTTTTGCTTGCGGGGTCGACGTATGCCTTTTCGGTGCGCGACAGCATTGCCTACCGTGATACGACCATCTACAACACCCGCATCGTCGCGCATCTTCCGATTAGTCTGACACTCGCAGGAGGAGCCGGATTTGTCCGATATAGCGACAATGCATCCCTCATGCCGCCCTCGATCTCCGGCGGCTGCGATACGTTTACCCGAGGAAGCGGTACGCCGCTGTATATCGCTGCCGGAGTGTTGCTCCCGCTCTCGAACGAGATTCAGCTCCATCCGACACTTGCATGTCGTTCTCTCGCTGCCGATCATGTCTTTGGCCAGTTCGCGCCTGCCGTTGCCGATACCGGCGGCGGATCTCGTACCGTACGTTCGATCCAATTCGATCATACCATCAGCGCCGCAACGAAGATGCTCTCCGTCGATCTGCTGCTGCGGTGGCAGCCGACCGAACGCGTAATACTTGAAGGGGGGCCGACGGTCGGTCTGTTTTTCGATCAGTCGTTCACAAAGACGATACACCGCGTGACCCCGGGAGCATTGCTCGATTCGGTTGAGGCAAGCGGTTCACTTCCGAACGCTCAGACGATCGTGCCAGCCGTCATACTCCGCGCTGGGTATGAAGTCCCACTCTCGCATACCCTCTTCGCAATGCCGAATGTCGCAGCGTTACTTCCGCTCGGAGGGACGACCGACTACTTCAAGTTCTACTCGATCGAGGCAGGAGTATCCTTTCGATTCCAATTGTCGTCACACGCCGATACGATTCGCGAAGCGCATACCGAGCGTGTTCCGGTTCATATCGAGATCCCGGAGCCGCCGCATGTCAAGCCATTTGCTGTTGGCATCGAAGCGTTTGCCGATGGCCCGAACGGATTGCGCGAACAGGTCGCCCGTTTGGAAGTCCGCGAGGTTAAGGCCCGTAATGCATTTCCGCTGCTCAACTATATTTTCTTCGACAGCTCCGACGCGTCCATCCCGGCGCGATATGTACGTTATAAAAGCCCCGACGATGCGGCCCGAAATTTCCGTGGCTCGATGGAGCGGCGCGGCGAACGTACGAGCGAACTCTACCTTGAAACGCTTAATATTATTGGCGACCGATTGAAGCGTATGCCACAACTGACGATCAAACTCGTCGGCTCCACATCGAACATCGGTGCGGAAGCAGATAACGCACCGCTCGGCAAACGGCGTGCAGAAGCCGTTCGCGACTATTTGGTGCGGATCTGGGGCATCGAACCGTCACGCATCGCTGTTGTCGGCCGGACATTGCCGGAAAAACCCAGCCCAAGCGGGACGCCGCTCGGTCAGGCCGAGAACCGTCGTGTTGAGATCCTCTCGAGCGACGACAGGTTGACGGATCCGCTCTATGTCACCAACATCGAGCATACGGCGAATCCGCCGCAGTTGCATGTTGTCCCAACGTGGCCGGAGGCCGATACGAACGTCGATTATCACATCTCGATCCGCATCGGCGGACAAGAGATCCAACGCTTCGACGGAA is part of the Bacteroidota bacterium genome and encodes:
- a CDS encoding sigma-70 family RNA polymerase sigma factor; the protein is MKNLIDDIVPSEQERKASQPPASAPEPAHSGEGDIAASGLTPDRETQLFHNFLAGSDEAFRTLYDAFERSLYVYCCRILKNDTEARDLFQEIWIRMYKMRGEQIEVRRFSGLLFTVARNYCLNALRDSKSHLNLSFDDMADESELMVRTKDIENADLRELLQRALAQLPFNQREAFVLREYVGYTYDEVAEIMGTNAANARARAHRARERLRTIVSAWMDLRTTEHEH
- a CDS encoding OmpA family protein gives rise to the protein MLFAEDVFLYALLVTLRTVQNPTRYRFATTLLLSWLLLAGSTYAFSVRDSIAYRDTTIYNTRIVAHLPISLTLAGGAGFVRYSDNASLMPPSISGGCDTFTRGSGTPLYIAAGVLLPLSNEIQLHPTLACRSLAADHVFGQFAPAVADTGGGSRTVRSIQFDHTISAATKMLSVDLLLRWQPTERVILEGGPTVGLFFDQSFTKTIHRVTPGALLDSVEASGSLPNAQTIVPAVILRAGYEVPLSHTLFAMPNVAALLPLGGTTDYFKFYSIEAGVSFRFQLSSHADTIREAHTERVPVHIEIPEPPHVKPFAVGIEAFADGPNGLREQVARLEVREVKARNAFPLLNYIFFDSSDASIPARYVRYKSPDDAARNFRGSMERRGERTSELYLETLNIIGDRLKRMPQLTIKLVGSTSNIGAEADNAPLGKRRAEAVRDYLVRIWGIEPSRIAVVGRTLPEKPSPSGTPLGQAENRRVEILSSDDRLTDPLYVTNIEHTANPPQLHVVPTWPEADTNVDYHISIRIGGQEIQRFDGNSEQANTQTKDWTITEEALSSGADSLEIRLDANTQTGNAGSARTAIKLEQHRIELNEEQKLDRFSLILFNFDESSLTQKNERILGLVADALKRIKPRRVIIRGYTDEMGDDEHNLKLSTERATAAADRLRSELRKRGAELPAGTIIEGRGSHEQLYDNSFPEGRFLSRTVMVTIER